The region AAACTGAAAGTAAGAATCAGTTGGGAAATCTTTCCAAAAAATTGCCTGTGCCCTACCCTGAACCAATTAAATTAGAATATACATGGATTTGACCCTAAcactcataattttttaaaagtttgcagGCCTATGTAATGGGCAGCCAGAGTTTAGGACCACTATTTTAGAGCAAAGGATAATGGATAACTCTTTAAATTGCATATTTGATTAAATGGAACACAAAAACATCCCACTATATTTCCTGCAGCTGTGAAAGCTTTGCCACATGGTATTCATCTGTGGACCTAGCTTGGTAACCTTGCTCCAACTCTGCTAtcagaattatttctcaaaaacaCTGAGCTAATCGTATTAATCAATTGCTTTAAAACAGTTGATGTTTCCCCCAATATCTATGGTCTGGAGCCTAGACTCCCTGGGATGATGTGCAAGGCCATTTGCACTCTGTCTGGCAGCCCACCTCTCCAAGTCTGTCTCCCACCACTTCTCCAGCATATCCTCAGCCCCGGCCATTCAGGCTGCTTGTCATTCCCCCAAAGGCCAAGACTGTTCCTGCCTCCTTATCTTTGCTTGGGCTGTTCCCTCTCTAGGGAATGCCCTTCCCCATGTTCTTTTTGCCTAGCACAATCACTGAGATGATTCCTCCTCTGTGGGACCGCCCTCTTCCCTGGCAGAGACAATCTCTTGCTCCTAGCAAGACTCCATATCCACCTCTCATTAGCCCCCAGGATGAGCAAATGCCAGGCAACCAGGAATTTAAGCACATATTTTGAATGTTCATCTAAGTGCCTTCTGAAAGCATCACAGGCTGATAAACTGATAGCAAAGAATGTCTTTCAATCTCCCAGTTCGCCAACTCCATCGAGAGTTCCTCAGAGCTGGCTCGAATGTCATGCAGACCTTCACCTTCTACGCCAGTGAAGACAAGCTGGAGAACAGGGGGAACTATGTTGCAGAGAAAATATCCGTGAGTAGCACCATACTGTGTCTCAGGCACGTGCGTCATCAACAAAGCTCCCATAGAAAAAAACGTTGAGCCTTGTtagagtttcattttgttttaaacaaaacagaaatgaggTATGTGTGAATAATATTCTTAGGTCTTagctagagtcccccagattaaCAGAAAGGCATTTAATGAAGCAGATCAAAGAACTATTTAACTATTAATGATTTTCCAAGTCTTTTGACTAAGTTTAAGAGTCCTTACAAACTCTTAGATCTTTACAGTTTTTTAATGTGACAGTATAGGAGAAAGGTCCTATAGGGCAGGAGTCATTGAATCTAGAATATTCCTAGCTGAGCTACAATTAACTGTGTCATGTTGGGCAAACCATTTACCTATCCCATCAAATCAACAACTTCATCgctgaaatgaaaaaggaattctAAAATCCATGTATCTGTGTGATTTTTTGAGGACAAGAGTCAGCTTTTAAGGTCTAAATACTTCACAAAGACCTTACTTGTGATACATTTGTCTGTTAATTGAGAAAATATATAATGACAAAAAGTCATTAATTCTAtagtcattttgagtttattcttattaatcaaaaaagcaaatcatcaccaccaccactatttGCTAGGTATTCTTCTAACTGCAGTTTAAGCTTTGGAAGATATCAGATCCTTttattgatttacttattttggccacatgtttcggcatgtgggattttagttctttgatcagggattgaactcagggcccctgcagtggaagtgcagagtcaaccactagaccaccagagaagtcccagaagatACCAGATCCTTTTATGGAAAGACTTTTACCCTCTCACGGATCTTTGGTATAATGCAATATCCCTAAATACCATCATAAGATTTATGTTTCTCATCACTGTTATTGGCAGTGTTGTTACTACAAATTGTTCAACTCCATAAAGCACTGAACTGCTTTTTCTGATCACTGTCATTTTCTGATATAAAATCACTGTTGTAACGTACCACATCTCAGTAGACATTTGAATAACAATTTTGCTTCAGTTTCACATGGAAATGTAACCATACTGTATATTCACCCTTTTCAGGGGCAGAAAGTCAATGAAGCCGCTTGTGACATTGCCCGGCAAGTGGCTGATGAGGGAGATGCTTTGGTAGCAGGGGGCGTGAGCCAGACACCTTCGTACCTTAGCTGCaagagtgaaactgaagtcaaaaAAGTCTTTCAGCAACAGCTGGAGGTCTTCATGAAGAAGAACGTGGACTTCTTGATCGCAGAGGTAAATAGATACTATCAAAGATGAGATGAGTATACTTTGTACATTTTATCTGCCTTTACTCTCATGAGGACCATTTGGGGTTAGGTACCAGTCATGACAAGTACCAGTaatattcattttcaaaaacTTCTTCCAATTTAGGGCTTCAACTAAATGTGATTCAGTTGATGTAATATAGCATTCTTCAGACCTTTGGACTGCAATTCACAGAAATCACCattctattctgttttttaaatgctaATGAATCACAACTCAAGAGTTTAAGAAACACTCATCTGGGGATAATTAAGTTAATATGCAATAGGATAAGTTTTCAAATTATTTGgggagaaacaaaattaaaagtactTTGACTTTAACTTATTTCAGTATTTTGAACATGTTGAAGAGGCTGTATGGGCAGTTGAAGCCTTGAAAGCATCAGGGAAACCAGTGGCAGCAACTATGTGCATCGGCCCAGAGGGAGACTTGCACAGCGTGACCCCTGGCGAGTGTGCGGTGCGCCTGGTTAAAGCAGGTGATGATAAATTTTGATTGGTTTGCAACTAGTGTCTCTTTTAAATGACATACAAACACAGGTCCATCTATGAATCACTATATACTATTTTTGTTACAGGAAAATCAGTCATTTACTTTCTTAAGAATGCTGAGACATTATTgcatctcaaaaagaaaaagtgtaaaaaaaaacaaaaaaggtacACCCATTAGCCTTTTGAAAGAGGAAACTAAACATACACTGAAAGTTTAATAGCTAGAAATGAGAAGAATTTTGGTAAATCATAGAGAGTATTAAgacaaattatgttttatttaaattttatctcaAGTTGAGGTCTTTAGATATTAATATCTTTCAAGACTGTTGCCCTCTTTGCCAaagtttttccattttccataAATTACTGGTATGCTTAACTTTTTGTAATTGgtatcataaaatttaaaatcctttGACATGAAATATTGAGTAttcaatttatctttttatataatttccatCCCTAATACTGGGTTTCATTTCAGTTAGGGAAAGTTCACAGACTGTTTTcaaagctgactcattttaaaccTGAGGAATAGCACAGTGTCTATGGAAGAGTCTGACTCACTCTGTGAAGTAGAGATTTTTATTGGCTAGTCTTATCtaaccaataaaaatttaatttaatttctagTCTTTATCCAACTCGTGTTATGTCATGAAAGTTACTTCATGTTTGTCACTAATAATTACAATTATTTAGTTTAGGATGACATTGTAGAATCCGAATTTCTgattataaatacaaaaaatgagGAGAGCGCatgcctggtggtctggtggttaagaatccatctcaCAATGCAAGGGGCATCAGTTGGGTCCCTGTCCtgggaagattcccacatgctgcagagcggctaagcccatgagccataactacagagcctgcactctggagctTGCAAGCAgcagcaactgagcccatgtgccacaactactgaagcccgtgcacttAGAACAAGCAGTGAGAAAgccttagctgctcagtcatgtccaactcgatgagaccccatggactgcagccctccaggcccctctgtccatgggattctccaggcaagaatactagagcgggttccATTCCGTCTCCAGGgcacctttccaacccagggttggaacctgcattgtaggcagattctttactgtctgagacaccccCGAAATGAGAAGctggcaacaaagagtagccactccttgccacaactgaagaaagccagcatgcagcagtgaagacccagtacagccaaaaattaaagaatttttttaaatggggggAGAAGCCAAGTTAACATGTTTCAAAAAGATCAGAGGAGGCCCTTATCCTCCCAGTTGTTAGCTGGCAGGGATTCTTGGCCTGTGTCTTATCCTTTCCTCACCCGACTATTCAGAGTAAGTGGCCACAGTACTTGCTGTCACTGTACCCTGTTTATATCCTTTATAGAACTTACCCAGATATCTCATTTATGTCTTAAATGTCTGGGTCTCTCACTAGACTGTAAAATCCGAGAGGGCAGAGACTACGTCTGCTTGACTCAGCACTGAGTACCCCGTGCCCAGCATAGCACCCAGCACATGCAGGCTCCTCGTATCCATCTCACAGTCAGGTCCATCTTCCAGTGTTGTTAGTCCAGCCTCGGTGCGTCCTTACACAGTCACTCCTACCCCAAGTGATCACTTCCTCCTCTCAGCAGCTTTAACACTTTCTATTTATACCACACATTTGTAGTatcctcggttcagttcagttcagtcgctcagtcgtgtctgactctttgcgaccccatgaatcacagcacgccaggcctccctgtccatcaccatctcccagagttcactcagactcacgtccatcgagaccgtgatgccatccagccatcccatcctctgtcgtccccttctcctcctgcccccaatccctcccagcatcagagtcttttccaatgagtcaactcttcgcatgaggtggccagagtactggagtttcagcttcagcatcattccttccaaagaaatcccagggctgatcttcttcagaatggactggttggatcttcttgcagtccaagggactctcaagagtcttctccaacaccacagttcaaaagcatcaattctttggcactcagctttcttcacagtccaactctcacatccatacatgaccacaggaaaaaccatagccttgactagatggatcctcagatgacttttttttttttaaatctcaaaaatatattttctaacctGTGACAGTCTTAATAGGGTTCTGCAGTTACACAGAGGTAGAAAATTCAGTTTTAGAACAAGTAAAGCAGTCTCTTGACTGCAGAACTTCTCAGTCCTTTGACATGTTCATATATATTTGCAGTCTCCAAGAAGGggctacagtaaaaaaaaaaaaaaaaaaaatagactactCCTAATGTAATTGTTCACAGAACCTTATTTTCATCGAGCAAACCTTTGGAAACCCTGTGCTAAATTATAAAATCTTTTGTGTCCTATATTTCCCCATAACCCTTTACAAGGACCTTTGTGCCTAAATGACATCCAACAAATAGCCGACATATGATTAATTCATTAGTGTAACGAagtcaagaaaagaaagagaaactctGACTGcagaatattcaaaagagaaAGTAGTCAAGATCCAAGTGACCCTGTTCAGTAAGCTGTTGAATATACCAGCCTGGAATCCAATGGAAAGGTCAGGGTTAGAGAGAAAGAAGCTTGGGAGAGTTGTGTATGTAGTGTAGATGGTATTGAGAGCCTGGGGTAGAAAGGGAAGTGTAGACGCAGAAGAGAAGATGGCCCAGTGGAATCCTGTGACAATGCAGGATTGAAAGGTTCAGCCTTGAGGAGGGGTTAGCACATAGCACTCTAAAAAAAGCAGCCAGGGAGGTAGGAGCAATACTCAGAGAACAAGGGAAGTTCTCAGAAGCCAAGAAAAGGGGAGTATTGAAGGAGTTGCAGGAGAGAGTGCCACATGGATGAAAGTAGCTGAGACGCTGAATCAGACGAGGACAGCGAAGGGACTGCTGGATTTGGCGAGATTGAGGTCATCGGTGCCCTTAACAAAAACTGATTCAGAGGAATGATGGGTCATGAGGCCTGACTGGAACAAGAATGAAGAGCAAACTGCAGGCCCAGGCCTGTGAGGACTACCAAGATGCCTGCGACTGAGCACTGGAGATCGTAGCATCAGCTCTGCTGCTCTGGGAATCTAGATGGTGGTGTCACTCTCATTATAGCCAGAAggattctttcctttccttgttcTTGATAACTCTATATCCAAGATGCAAAATCCTAGGCtgtgaattcattaaaaaaaagtcctttttggatgtggaaacaacccaagtgtccaacTAATGAATGAATAGACaaaatgcagtgtgtgtgtgtgtatatatatgcaatggaatattacttagccatagaaatgaatgaaattctgacacatgcttcAACAAggatgaaccttggaaacactgtattaagtgaaataagccagttacaaaaggacacatactgtatgatttcatttacatgaaagtttcagaaaaacctTTTCCTAAATTACGTTTTGCTGTTATGCCCAAGAAACTCAATAATGCTTTAAATTGGCCTGGTGAAAGGGACCATTGATTTACTCCTCAGATGAGTGGTATGGTCACCACAGGTGCCACTGGGCAGCTGGGAGTAGTGAAAAATTATTGTGCTTTGCAATGTAATATCAAAGATTGAAAAACATGACTATTAAAATTTGATGGTGTGGGAGGGggatcaggatggggaacacgtgtacatttgtggcggattcatgttgatgtatggcaaaaccaatacaatattgtaaagtagcctccaattaaaataaataaatttatattaaaaataaataaataaataataatggttaacattaaaaaaatctaaaaaaaaaaaaaacacttctaataatgtttgtttcttttccaaaaaAGATGGACAGCCAAGTGTTCATAAATGACACTTCAATTGTATCAGACTCTTCAGAGCACTTTACAGAGAAAGCACTTGCTGCCTGTTAGTCATTCTTGCCCAAGGGTAAGATAAATTTGCAGGGACCAAATGCTATCCTTCTAATTCACCATTCCAAATTAAAGCTCCCTGACTCAGAGGTGGCCTCCTGGTATCTGGTGAATCTCTCAAGCTAAACTGTTCTTCTACTTGCAGGAGCTTCCATTGTGGGGGTGAACTGCCATTTTGACCCCACAATTAGCTTACAAACAGTGAAGCTCATGAAAGAAGGCTTGGAGGCTGCAGGACTGAAAGCCCACCTGATGAGTCAGCCCTTGGCCTACCACACTCCCGACTGCGGCAAGCAGGGATTTATCGACCTGCCAGAATTCCCCTTTGGTAAGAAAGCCATTTTATAAATCATCTCAGGGTCTTCATGTTAGACAAATTCCAAATAAACCTCTGGCCTTAGAGCTTTATCATGGTAAAATGATGGCAGCATATCTCCCCATCTCTTGGCCCTGCTTCTCTCCCTGCAGCCCCAAAACTTTTAAATTAGACATTAGGAAACACAGGACCAGCAAGCAAAAGAGACCTCTGATTTAAAGGTAAAATCAAAGGTGAGTCAACACCTAGGTAGACAACCAATTCATCACATGTGGGGTTTGGTAAGAAGAATGCCCTCCTGAGTGGGATCAGTGAAAACTCTGCTTCTGGTTCTAGCTCTGTTGCTTAGTGGCAGAACCTTAGCAAAGTTCCTTAGTTCATGCAGATCTGAATTTTCtcatcag is a window of Ovis canadensis isolate MfBH-ARS-UI-01 breed Bighorn chromosome 7, ARS-UI_OviCan_v2, whole genome shotgun sequence DNA encoding:
- the LOC138443297 gene encoding betaine--homocysteine S-methyltransferase 1 isoform X2, which codes for MAPAGGKNAKKGILERLNSGEVIIGDGGFVFALEKRGYVKAGPWTPEAAVEHPEAVRQLHREFLRAGSNVMQTFTFYASEDKLENRGNYVAEKISGQKVNEAACDIARQVADEGDALVAGGVSQTPSYLSCKSETEVKKVFQQQLEVFMKKNVDFLIAEYFEHVEEAVWAVEALKASGKPVAATMCIGPEGDLHSVTPGECAVRLVKAGASIVGVNCHFDPTISLQTVKLMKEGLEAAGLKAHLMSQPLAYHTPDCGKQGFIDLPEFPFGLEPRVATRWDIQKYAREAYNLGVRYIGGCCGFEPYHIRAIAEELAPERGFLPLASEKHGSWGSGLDMHTKPWIRARARKEYWENLQIASGRPYNPSMSKPDAWGVTKGTAELMQQKEATTEQQLRELFKKQELRSAQ